TTAATAATGAGTAAATCGGCTATAAAAAAACTACATAATGCCAACATAACCCAAAAAAAGTTACGATTCTCTGAAGGGGAATAGTTGTAGTAATAATAAAAAACAATTAGCAATATGGTTGGCGGTTTTGATATAAAACGGTATGGCCAGGGTAAATTCGTTTTAACAAAAGTATCGATGAGTAGCATTACGAAAAAAAGCAAGGCGAACTTTTTTTTATCCTTAAGTATGGTTAACATAACATTTCTATTAGGGAAGTGGGACGTGGGTAAAACTACAAAACTCCATTCATTTTAACCCTGCTCAAAATACAAAAAAATGCTAATCTATTAATTAAATAAGCTCCCTGATTTATGAATACACATTAACAAAACCTTTTCCTACAACTTAAACACCAAATAAAGGTGCTAATCCCGTCTAAACTTTTTAGAAACTTCAAATACATGCTCTAAAATTGCCATGTCTTGTTCGGTAAGGTCTATATTTCTTCTGGACATCACTACTTTAGCAACTTCAAAAGCCTTTTTGGTTAAATAAGTCGTAAAGCCACTACTCCCACCCCAACTAAAACTAGGCACAAAGTTTCTTGGAAATCCGCTTCCAAAAATATTAGCGCTCACTCCTATTACCGTACCGGTATTAAACATGGTATTAATACCACATTTACTGTGATCGCCCATCATAAGTCCGCAAAACTGCAATCCTGTTTTTGCAAAACTCTCGGTTTGATAGTCCCATAAGCGCACTTCGGCATAATTATTTTTTAAATTAGAATTATTGGTATCGGCGCCAAGATTACACCATTCCCCTAATACCGAATTCCCTAAAAAGCCATCATGCCCTTTGTTAGAATATCCAAATAAAACAGAATTATTTATTTCACCCCCTACTTTGCTATATGGTCCAACCGTTGTTGGTCCGTATATTTTAGCACCCATTTTCACTGTGGCATGGTCGCATAAAGCAAAAGGTCCTCTAATAATAGCACCTTCCATAATTTCGGTGTTTTTACCGATATAAATAGGACCATTAGAGGCGTTCAAAGTAACAAACTCTAGACGTGCACCATCTTCAATAAAAATATTTTCTGGAGCAATAATATGGTTACTAGAGGGAATGGGTTGGGATTTTCTTCCTTCGGTAATGAGATCAAAATCTTCCTGAATCGCCTCGCCGTTTTTCGAAAAAATGTCCCAAGTATGATTAATCTGAATGGTTTCTGCTTCAAACTCTATCGCTTCATAAACATCAAAATCAATATCCTCTTGCTCTTCTTTCACAAAAAAAGCTATCACATCCTCACCATTAAAAATCGCCTGATTCTCTTGAAGTTCTTTAATCATTTCTACCAACTCTAGACTTGGAAGATATGAGGCATTAATCATCACATTGTCTTCCATTTCAACCATTGGAAACTTATCAGACAAATAATCTTCCGTTACCGTCGTACTGGTACAATCTAAAAAGGATTCCCACTTCTCTCGAATGGTTAAAATACCAACACGAATATCAGCAACAGGTCTTGTATAAGTAAAAGGTAACAGGTTGTTACGGGAAGGGCCATCAAAAAGAATGTAGTTCATTTTTAGATATAAAATTAAGAGTTAGGCCTTCGAGGTTTTTTCTCCAAAGCACCTAACTCACGTTTTGTAATCCAAAAATAGCTTAATTCGGTAAATAAAAAAAGCCTCTCTTTAACAGAAAGGCTTTTAAATATATTTTTTTTGCTAAAATTATTTTTTAAACTTAGCGTACTTAGTTTTGAATTTATCAATTCTACCAGCTGTATCTACTAATTTAGATTTACCAGTGTAGAACGGGTGCGATGTTCTAGAAATCTCCATTTTTATTAATGGATACTCTACACCATCAACTTCAAGAGTTTCGTTAGTTTCTGCTGTAGACTTTGTTAAAAACACATCGTCGTTAGACATATCTTTAAATGCTACAATTCTATAATTTTCTGGATGTATCTCTTTTCTCATCGCTAAATGCTTTTTATTACTTTCAATTTTGGAGTGCAAATTTAGTTATTTTTTACAAACCTGCAATACTTTTTATATTTTTTTGACTTTTTATTTGTTTCTGTTTTAGGAACATGACGAATTCCTTGTCAAACAAATCGTAATATCAAAATTTTTTCACAAAACAAATGTAACGTTTTAATATATTTGAATACTAAGAGAAGTCATTAAAAATTAATTAATCAAAAAACATTATGGAAAATTCTTTAAAATCAATTGCAGCAAACTACGGCCTATACCTTGGCGCTTTACTCGCTTTAATCACTATTTTAGCTTACGCAATAGATTTAGAATTGCTTGTTGACACTTGGGTTGGTGTCTTTATTATGATAGCCATTATTGTTTTCGGAATTATTTCTGTAGCAAAAGTAAAACAGGCTCAGCAAGGCTTTGCCTCTTTTAAACAAGCCTTTACAGCTTACTTTATAACCGTGTTAATTGGATTATTAATTAGCACTTTGGTATCTTTCCTTCTATTCAATTTTATTGACACAGATGCTACCGATATATTGAAACAAAAGACTATCGAAAAAACGGTAAGCATGTTAGAAGGCTTTAATACACCTGTTGAAGCAATCGACCAAGCTGTTACTGAAATTGAATCACAAAACCAATATTCAATAGGTAACATTCTTAAAGGTCTGTTTGGTTATCTTATGGTTTTTAGCATTGTAGGTTTAATAGTTGCAGCAGCCATGAAAAAAAGTAACCCAGAGGCCGAATAAATTCTGTATTTTTGAAAATTATTTCGAAAATATTCAAATGAACATATCTGTAGTAATTCCACTACTTAACGAACAGGACTCTTTAACCGAACTTCATGATTGGATTGCACGTGTGATGCTTACCAATCAGTTTTCTTATGAAATCATCTTTATTGACGATGGCAGTACCGATGATTCTTGGAAGGTTATTTCCGGTTTAGCTTCTCAAGACATCCACGTAAAAGGTATTAGGTTTTTAAAAAATTACGGGAAATCTCAAGCGCTTCATGCTGGTTTTGAAAAAGCTCAAGGTGAAGTGGTAATTACCATGGACGCCGATTTACAAGACAATCCCGATGAAATCCCAGAGCTTTATCATATGATAAAAGTAGAAGGTTACGATCTGGTTTCGGGATGGAAAAAGAAACGTTATGATTCTGTACTGTCTAAAAACTTACCTTCTAAACTGTTTAATTGGGCAGCCAGAAAAACCTCTGGTGTAAAATTGAACGATTTTAACTGCGGCTTAAAAGCTTATAAACTAGAGGTTGTAAAAAACATCGATGTCAATGGTGAAATGCACCGCTATATCCCTGTGCTTTCTAAAAACGCAGGTTTTAGAAATATTGGTGAAAAAGTGGTACAACACCAGGCTCGAAAATATGGCGTTACTAAATTTGGAATCGATAGGTTTTTACATGGTTTTCTAGATCTTATTACCATTTGGTTTTTATCCCGTTTTGGCAAACGCCCTATGCATTTATTTGGAGCTTTAGGTTTTGTCATGTTCACCATTGGTTTTGCATTTGCTTTTTATTTAGGTTTAGACAAACTTTGGTTTAACCCTGAAGGCAGACTCATAACCGAACGCCCACAATTCTACATCTCCCTTTCAACCATGATTATAGGAACACAATTTTTTGTTGCTGGTTTTTTAGGAGAAATTATTTTACGAACCAAACAAGACAAAAAACGCTATACTATTAAAGGCGCATTAAATTTAAATTAATATTTCAAGATGCAGTATAATCATTTCTTTATGTTTTCTGTATTAACAACTAAATAAAAAGAGGAATTACCTATTTTTGTAACCCTTTACTTTACGACATTATGATACACATTGAACCAAAAATCTTAGAGAGAATAAACAGCTGGTTAACACCAACGTTTGATGAAGAAACCCAAAACACTATAAAAGAAAGCATCGCACACAAACCTAAAGACATCCAAGAAAGTTTTTACAAAGACTTAGAATTTGGAACAGGTGGTATGCGAGGCATTATGGGGGTTGGAACCAATAGAATAAACAAATACACCCTAGGTAAAAGTACCCAAGGCTTAAGTGATTATTTACACCAACAATTTCCTAATGAAACCCCAAAAGCTGTTATTGCTTACGATTGTAGACATAACAGTAAATCCTTAGCTAAAGTTGTTGCCGATGTGTTTTCAGCAAACGGCATAGAAGTTTATTTATTTGAAGATTTACGTCCAACACCAGAATTATCTTTTGCTGTAAAACATTTAAATTGTCATTGTGGTATCGTTTTAACCGCATCACACAATCCTCCAGAGTACAATGGTTATAAAGTGTATTGGCAAGATGGCGGACAATTAGTACCACCACACGACAAAGGTGTTATTGACGTGATTAACACGGTTGATTATGCCAACATTAAGTTTGATGCTAACGAACAACTTATTCATACTATTGGCAAGGTCGTTGACGATGTTTTTATCGATGCCTCTGTAGAAAAAGGTAGTGTTGGAGCGACCCAAAAAGCTAAAGATGATCTAACTATCGTTTTCACTTCGCTTCACGGTACATCAATTACTGCTGTTCCTGAAACTTTAAAACGTGGAG
This genomic interval from Tamlana carrageenivorans contains the following:
- a CDS encoding GlmU family protein, translated to MNYILFDGPSRNNLLPFTYTRPVADIRVGILTIREKWESFLDCTSTTVTEDYLSDKFPMVEMEDNVMINASYLPSLELVEMIKELQENQAIFNGEDVIAFFVKEEQEDIDFDVYEAIEFEAETIQINHTWDIFSKNGEAIQEDFDLITEGRKSQPIPSSNHIIAPENIFIEDGARLEFVTLNASNGPIYIGKNTEIMEGAIIRGPFALCDHATVKMGAKIYGPTTVGPYSKVGGEINNSVLFGYSNKGHDGFLGNSVLGEWCNLGADTNNSNLKNNYAEVRLWDYQTESFAKTGLQFCGLMMGDHSKCGINTMFNTGTVIGVSANIFGSGFPRNFVPSFSWGGSSGFTTYLTKKAFEVAKVVMSRRNIDLTEQDMAILEHVFEVSKKFRRD
- a CDS encoding glycosyltransferase family 2 protein, whose amino-acid sequence is MNISVVIPLLNEQDSLTELHDWIARVMLTNQFSYEIIFIDDGSTDDSWKVISGLASQDIHVKGIRFLKNYGKSQALHAGFEKAQGEVVITMDADLQDNPDEIPELYHMIKVEGYDLVSGWKKKRYDSVLSKNLPSKLFNWAARKTSGVKLNDFNCGLKAYKLEVVKNIDVNGEMHRYIPVLSKNAGFRNIGEKVVQHQARKYGVTKFGIDRFLHGFLDLITIWFLSRFGKRPMHLFGALGFVMFTIGFAFAFYLGLDKLWFNPEGRLITERPQFYISLSTMIIGTQFFVAGFLGEIILRTKQDKKRYTIKGALNLN
- a CDS encoding type B 50S ribosomal protein L31; the encoded protein is MRKEIHPENYRIVAFKDMSNDDVFLTKSTAETNETLEVDGVEYPLIKMEISRTSHPFYTGKSKLVDTAGRIDKFKTKYAKFKK
- a CDS encoding DUF4199 domain-containing protein; this encodes MENSLKSIAANYGLYLGALLALITILAYAIDLELLVDTWVGVFIMIAIIVFGIISVAKVKQAQQGFASFKQAFTAYFITVLIGLLISTLVSFLLFNFIDTDATDILKQKTIEKTVSMLEGFNTPVEAIDQAVTEIESQNQYSIGNILKGLFGYLMVFSIVGLIVAAAMKKSNPEAE